The Glycine soja cultivar W05 chromosome 8, ASM419377v2, whole genome shotgun sequence genome has a window encoding:
- the LOC114423600 gene encoding protein DNA-DAMAGE INDUCIBLE 1-like isoform X2, whose translation MKITVMTADEQIITLDVDPHESVENVKALLEVETSVALQQQQLLFNGKEVRNSEKLSALGVKDDDLLMMVSDAGAGAAASSGSTNDLSLNTDGSAVNPGAFQQHIRRDSNLMGQLFQSDPELAQAILGNDLNKLQEVLRLRHHQRDELKRQKEEELALLYADPFDVEAQKKIEAAIRQKGIDENWAAALEHNPEAFARVVMLYVDMEVNGVPLKAFVDSGAQSTIISKSCAERLGLLRLLDQRYRGIAHGVGQSEILGRIHVAPIKIGSIFYPCSFLVLDSPNMEFLFGLDMLRKHQCIIDLKENVLRVGGGEVSVPFLQEKDIPSRFLDEEKYAKEASGSGGQVSMSLMLIVDS comes from the exons ATGAAGATCACTGTCATGACTGCTGATGAACAAATCATCACGTTGGATGTGGATCCCCACGAATCT GTGGAAAACGTCAAAGCATTGCTCGAGGTTGAG ACAAGTGTGGCTCTTCAACAACAGCAGCTTCTGTTTAATGGGAAGGAAGTTAGGAATTCTGAGAAGTTGAGCGCTCTTGGTGTTAAGGATGATGATTTGCTGATGATGGTATCTGATGCTGGCGCTGGTGCTGCTGCTTCTAG tGGATCTACCAATGATTTGAGCTTAAATACTGATGGATCTGCTGTCAACCCTGGTGCTTTCCAGCAGCACATTAGACGTGATTCTAATTTGATGGGTCAGCTCTTTCAG AGTGATCCAGAGTTGGCACAAGCTATTTTAGGGAATGATTTGAACAAATTGCAGGAAGTTTTACGATTGCGTCATCACCAAAGAGATGAATTAAAGCGTCAGAAGGAAGAAGAGCTT GCTCTTCTTTATGCTGATCCTTTTGATGTTGAAGCACAAAAGAAGATTGAAGCTGCCATCCGCCAG AAAGGGATTGATGAAAATTGGGCTGCTGCATTAGAACATAATCCTGAAGCTTTTGCTAGAGTG GTCATGTTGTATGTTGATATGGAGGTTAATGGTGTCCCATTGAAG GCATTTGTTGATAGTGGAGCTCAGTCTACCATTATATCAAAAAGCTGTGCTGAGCGTCTTgg ATTGTTGAGACTTTTAGATCAGCGTTACAGAGGAATTGCTCATGGAGTTGGCCAGTCAGAAATATTGGGTCGTATACATGTAGCTCCAATCAAG ATTGGGAGTATATTTTACCCTTGCTCATTCTTGGTGCTGGATTCTCCCAATATGGAGTTTCTCTTCGGACTGGATATGCTCCGAAAGCACCAG TGTATAAttgatttgaaagaaaatgttttgCGAGTTGGTGGAGGAGAAGTTTCTGTGCCATTTTTGCAAG AGAAAGACATACCATCTCGGTTTCTAGACGAGGAAAAGTATGCTAAGGAAGCTTCAGGCTCTGGTGGTCAA GTAAGTATGTCACTTATGTTGATTGTTGACTCTTGA
- the LOC114423601 gene encoding uncharacterized protein At5g43822 isoform X3 has product MEAIVKKFQSKFRKVREEMSRWDELQSCLISQFRNASHIVDRLQVLQNSNNYGVLNCASGLKDALLVKQIESLRNILVSMRKTLEEFHCIVLSLDKIHRDSRQQVKGGSCHLNMKQLQQQIGIKPSLIYCLDSLMFIHEIYNSEYLLKSSVISALSEIALKPSDSDLGALQQLLVDQPNLQTEEGDA; this is encoded by the exons ATGGAAGCGATAGTGAAAAAATTTCAGTCAAAATTCAGGAAAGTTAGGGAAGAAATGAGTCGATGGGATGAGCTTCAATCTTGCTTAATTTCACAGTTTAGGAATGCTTCTCATATTGTTGATAGGTTGCAG GTGCTTCAAAATTCCAACAATTATGGTGTTCTAAATTGTGCCAGTGGCCTGAAAGATGCTCTTTTGGTAAAGCAGATTGAATCTTTGAGGAACATCTTGGTTTCCATGAGAAAGACATT ggaagaatttcattgTATTGTCTTATCTCTTGACAAAATTCACCGTGATAGTAGACAACAAGTGAAAGGTGGTTCTTGTCACCTGAACATGAAACAATTGCAGCAACAAATTGGCATCAAACCTAGTCTTATTTATTGCTTGGATAGCCTGATGTTTATACACGAGATATACAACTCTGA GTATTTATTAAAGTCATCAGTGATCTCAGCACTATCAGAAATTGCCTTAAAGCCCAG TGACAGTGATCTTGGTGCACTTCAGCAACTCTTGGTTGATCAACCCAATCTCCAAACTGAGGAAG GGGATGCCTGA
- the LOC114423601 gene encoding uncharacterized protein At5g43822 isoform X2 produces the protein MEAIVKKFQSKFRKVREEMSRWDELQSCLISQFRNASHIVDRLQVLQNSNNYGVLNCASGLKDALLVKQIESLRNILVSMRKTLEEFHCIVLSLDKIHRDSRQQVKGGSCHLNMKQLQQQIGIKPSLIYCLDSLMFIHEIYNSEYLLKSSVISALSEIALKPSDSDLGALQQLLVDQPNLQTEEVQFVFDVIFAEELS, from the exons ATGGAAGCGATAGTGAAAAAATTTCAGTCAAAATTCAGGAAAGTTAGGGAAGAAATGAGTCGATGGGATGAGCTTCAATCTTGCTTAATTTCACAGTTTAGGAATGCTTCTCATATTGTTGATAGGTTGCAG GTGCTTCAAAATTCCAACAATTATGGTGTTCTAAATTGTGCCAGTGGCCTGAAAGATGCTCTTTTGGTAAAGCAGATTGAATCTTTGAGGAACATCTTGGTTTCCATGAGAAAGACATT ggaagaatttcattgTATTGTCTTATCTCTTGACAAAATTCACCGTGATAGTAGACAACAAGTGAAAGGTGGTTCTTGTCACCTGAACATGAAACAATTGCAGCAACAAATTGGCATCAAACCTAGTCTTATTTATTGCTTGGATAGCCTGATGTTTATACACGAGATATACAACTCTGA GTATTTATTAAAGTCATCAGTGATCTCAGCACTATCAGAAATTGCCTTAAAGCCCAG TGACAGTGATCTTGGTGCACTTCAGCAACTCTTGGTTGATCAACCCAATCTCCAAACTGAGGAAG TTCAATTTGTATTTGATGTGATATTTGCTGAAGAACTGAGTTGA
- the LOC114423601 gene encoding uncharacterized protein At5g43822 isoform X1: MEAIVKKFQSKFRKVREEMSRWDELQSCLISQFRNASHIVDRLQVLQNSNNYGVLNCASGLKDALLVKQIESLRNILVSMRKTLEEFHCIVLSLDKIHRDSRQQVKGGSCHLNMKQLQQQIGIKPSLIYCLDSLMFIHEIYNSEYLLKSSVISALSEIALKPSDSDLGALQQLLVDQPNLQTEEVPAYFRKTGPDITLMQSRLCLNNIVPWSSALFYSFLSGVTII, translated from the exons ATGGAAGCGATAGTGAAAAAATTTCAGTCAAAATTCAGGAAAGTTAGGGAAGAAATGAGTCGATGGGATGAGCTTCAATCTTGCTTAATTTCACAGTTTAGGAATGCTTCTCATATTGTTGATAGGTTGCAG GTGCTTCAAAATTCCAACAATTATGGTGTTCTAAATTGTGCCAGTGGCCTGAAAGATGCTCTTTTGGTAAAGCAGATTGAATCTTTGAGGAACATCTTGGTTTCCATGAGAAAGACATT ggaagaatttcattgTATTGTCTTATCTCTTGACAAAATTCACCGTGATAGTAGACAACAAGTGAAAGGTGGTTCTTGTCACCTGAACATGAAACAATTGCAGCAACAAATTGGCATCAAACCTAGTCTTATTTATTGCTTGGATAGCCTGATGTTTATACACGAGATATACAACTCTGA GTATTTATTAAAGTCATCAGTGATCTCAGCACTATCAGAAATTGCCTTAAAGCCCAG TGACAGTGATCTTGGTGCACTTCAGCAACTCTTGGTTGATCAACCCAATCTCCAAACTGAGGAAG tTCCTGCGTATTTCAGAAAGACAGGACCTGATATCACCTTGATGCAGAGCCGACTTTGTCTTAATAATATTGTACCTTGGAGTTCTGCCcttttttattcctttctttCTGGGGTAACTATCATTTAA
- the LOC114423602 gene encoding RNA-binding protein pno1-like — MESNQAASSMDVETVPSEVKLLPPKPKFEPLKPHEMSDGQVQFRKVNVPPHRYTPLKKAWMDIYTPIYEQMKIDVRMNLKGRRIELKTRPDTPDISNLQKCADFAHAFMLGFDVIDAIALLRLDELYIESFEIKDVKTLRGDHLSRAIGRLSGKGGKTKFAIENASKTRIVIADTKIHILGSFSNIKIARDSLCSLILGSPAGKVYSKLRAVTARLAERF, encoded by the coding sequence ATGGAGTCAAATCAGGCAGCTTCTTCCATGGATGTTGAGACTGTCCCATCTGAAGTCAAGCTTTTGCCACCAAAGCCAAAATTTGAGCCTTTGAAGCCTCATGAGATGTCTGATGGTCAGGTTCAGTTCCGCAAGGTGAATGTTCCACCTCATCGATATACCCCTCTCAAGAAAGCTTGGATGGATATCTATACTCCCATATATGAACAGATGAAAATTGATGTTCGTATGAATTTGAAGGGTCGTAGAATTGAGCTGAAAACAAGGCCTGATACCCCTGATATTAGTAACCTGCAAAAATGTGCTGATTTTGCCCATGCTTTCATGCTGGGTTTTGATGTCATAGATGCCATTGCTCTTTTGCGTTTGGATGAGCTCTACATTGAGTCCTTTGAGATCAAGGATGTTAAAACACTTCGAGGCGATCACTTGTCTCGTGCTATTGGAAGGTTATCTGGTAAAGGTGGTAAAACAAAGTTCGCCATTGAGAATGCATCAAAGACAAGGATTGTGATTGCTGACACCAAAATTCACATATTGGGATCTTTTTCCAACATAAAGATTGCCAGAGACTCTCTCTGTAGCCTGATCCTGGGATCTCCGGCAGGAAAGGTGTATTCAAAACTAAGAGCAGTTACTGCCAGATTGGCAGAAAGGTTTTGA